Within Vibrio campbellii CAIM 519 = NBRC 15631 = ATCC 25920, the genomic segment TCTTCACTGTCTTGAATCAAGAAGTACAACAGCACCAAAATACCGATGATTGGCACAAAAGCGATTAACGCCCACCAACCAACTCTTCCTGAATCGTGCAGACGACGTACAGTCACCGCGATCGACGGGATCATAATAAACAGCGCATAAATCACACCGAAGAAGCCAAAATTGTCCATTTGCATCACACTGCCAATCACCCGATCGATGATCCCCATCACCAAATTAACCAACACATTGACTAACGTAAAGTACCAATACTCTTGGCGTCTTGCCCTACCACTAAAGTTGGTATAATTGAGGATAACTTTGTAGTACCAATCAAACATATCGTCTCTCCTAATGAGATGAAAGTGTCGCGAAAGTTAGACAACGCAATGCAAAATGCGCACAAAATGAGCGAAACAACATATTCATTCAATAGTTGTATTTTTAACTCTGCTATTAACCTTGACGTATATTCCACCAACGGTTACTTTTCACCCATAACGTATTATATAAATTCATCAAGTTGGCTCTATTATTAATAACTATATAACCGAGATTTCAGCAGATCGATTCTATGACGCGATCTTGCCGAAACAAGGGCAATAACTTCAAAGGGCACAAGATGAGAAAAACAGTAGTACTCGCTTTACTTTTGTTTGCTCCCATACTTTTTGCAAACACGATACAGTTTAGCAGTTTCGAAAAGTCCAATATCGTTGTGGCACTGTCAGACCTTGAGTCGATGCCTCAAACCACTTATACCACCGCTCTGCCTTGGCTTGAAAAGCCCGCCGAGTTTAATGGCGTAAAACTCAGTACACTTTTACAGCACACACTCGGTGAAGTTCCTCAGCACGTCCAAGTAAGGGCAATGAATGATTACTATTCATATATTTCACGTGAAGACATCCTTCGTTACCAACCTATCATTGCGTATAAACAAGACCGTAATTACATCAAGGTTCGCAATAAGGGACCATATTGGCTGATCTACCCAGTCACAAAATACCCAGAGCTTGATGTCAGTTACTACCACTCCCAAATGGTTTGGCAAATCAATAGGATCAGTACGAAAGAAGAAGAATGAAAGTACAACCCAACGTTCCCAAGCAGGGACCTTTTTCATCCCGAAGCAAAACCTTACTTCTGATTTTTGCTTCCACACTGCTGGTCGCCAATATCGTGCTACTGCAGGAAACACGCGCACTGACCAAAACCTATTCGGATCAACAAAACCAAGCGACTTGGTTTTTATTTCATTTATCCAAAGAGTTATCGGAACTGGTTGGCGAAGCTAGGCGCCTAAACGAAAGCATCAGTAATTTTGATAGCGCCGAATTACAATACGAACTCGCCTGGAGCCGCTTTGACCTTTTGATTCATAACAAAGAAGCCGATTCTTTCCTCTCCCGAGAAGAGGTTCGTGTGTATTTTATTTCCTTGTTTGACCGCTTTAAGCAGCTTGAGCCCATTTTAGTCGAAGCCAAAACAGGTAACAGCGTTGCGGCCAGTCAGTTTTATCGCGCAACACAAAACCTCTATATGGAGATGATTGATTACGTTACCCAGCACTTCCGTGTCGCGAGCCCGCTTTATAAGCAGCAACAGAAGCAGGCCTATGACCTACTTCAAGCGCAATACGTGTTGCTAGGCATCTTCGTTATCACGGTAGCTTTACTTACGTATTTCTATAAACAAGAATCGAAGTTCCACAAAGCGCTTGCATTAAGCGACTCACTGACCGGTTTGGCTAACCGAAGCGCTTTGTTTATTGACCTACAAAACAAGCAGGAGTCAGGAACGACCTTTTCCCTGCTTTTGCTTGATTTGAACGGTTTTAAAAACATTAACGATACGCAAGGACACCAAGCGGGTGATATCGCATTGACCGAAGTCGCCGAGCGCTTGAAGCATATGGCCTTGGATAACTTTAAAGTCTATCGAATAGGTGGAGATGAATTTGCAGTCGTGATTAATTCAACAGTTAAACAAGATATCGAAGAAGCGAAGCGTCACATTCATGTGGTGTTTGAGAAGCCTATTTTTGTGTCCGACCAAGCAAGCTCTCTATCAACCAGCCTCGGCGCGGCATGCTACCCGCAAGACACCGACAACATTGACTTCCTGATCAATTTAGCGGATAAGCGCATGTACAAAATGAAATTCCAACGTTAAACGGATAACCATGATGAAAAACTTCATGCGAGCAGTGCTAGTACTGCTAGTAATCGCGGCAGGTGTGCTGGCTTGGGTGTTTATCCCATCTCACGAAACTATAGGTGCGAAAACTCTCGAAGAAGCACTCAACGACAACTACACGCTGGTTGGTCACCGCATTCATTCTACAGACCCTGACGCGGGTAACATGTTTGGTTACTTTGTCGTGTATAAAGGCGCAAGCACGGATGATTTGGAACCGTTTTTGGTGACTTCTGATCAGTTTATTCGCATGGAGCAAACCAGTGACAACACGCTAGCCCTCACCGTGAATGGTCGCATCTACCGCTACCATAACGACCTGTGGGTAGAGAACCCAGATGGCAAGTTGCAACATTGGTTTGTCAGCGCGACAGCGAAATACGTCCGCTAAGTAGGCGCATACTTAGCGTCAGATACTTGGCTTCAGATAAACAAAAGCCCCGCTCACTAAGTAGCGGGGCTTTTTTTTTATGTTCGAAACTGGCGAGGCAGAAATTACAGCACTTTCTCTTTGATCACTTTCATTACGCCAGAGTCACGATTGCTTGGTGCTGAGAAGCGTGCGATTTTCTTCACCGCTTCGTGCGCGTTTTCCATCGCGTAGGAATGCTCGCTCACTTGCAGCATCTCTAGGTCATTCAGATAATCACCGAACGTCATGGTCCCTTCAGGACCAAAACCCATGGTTTCTTGAAGATGTTTGATGGCCGCACCTTTTGATGCTTCAGCATTCATGACATCCAGCCAAATCTTCGCACTCACCACCACTTGATGCGTGTCATCGAACCTCGCTTTCATGGTTGGATACACTAACTCTTCCGAGCCACCAAAATGACAAATCGCGACCTTGATGAATTCATCATCTACGGCCAATAAATCTGGCACGTATTCACAACGGTGGTAGTATTTCTGGAACTCCTCCAACGCTTTCGGGTCTTGAGTTTCAATGTATGCAGAGCGCTTACCACACAGCACTAGGTGCGTACCTTCAATTTCGCGAGCCACTTGAATGATCGCATCGATTTCCGATTTTGGAATGGTACAACTGTATAACTCTTTGTCCTGGTACATCACCAAGGTGCCGTTTTCCGCCACATAAATCATACGATCTTGAATCGGTGCAAACGTATCGCGCAAACTGTAATACTGACGACCCGATGCTGCCGAAAACAAAATGCCCTTCTCTTCTAGCTGCAAAAACAGATCAAAGAACTCAGGGTCTAAACGACCATATTGGTCAAGCAAGGTGCCATCCATATCGGTGGCAATAAATTTGATGCTAGCTTGTGACATGACTTCAACTCAAAAATAAGCAGCACAGGTCACTCTGCGAATGAAAACGGCTGCAAAAAACAATCACGCTAAGGTACAGGATATTGGGTGAATCTCAAGCTGAATTAAACAAGGTAAGCTAGGCTCAAGATAGCAATCACAGCCAAAACAGGTACAATCCGTGCTCGATTTTTATTTCGCGCGGACTCACTCTCATGCACTCGCCTGAACAATGCTTTACTCGATTTACTGCGGATATTTCTGGCTACGACTTGCCAGCGCAGTTTACGTTTCCGTTCTACTACACGCCTCACCCATTATGTGTGTTGGCTGCCGAGCAATTGCAGCAGCACCTAATGACACAAACTGATTTCGAACACGATTTCGGTCTTGAGGGTGAGCAAAACGGACGCGGTAAAATGTTCGGTGTTTTGCTAGTACGTAACCCGCAAGGTGAGCTTGGCTACTTCAGTGCTTTCTCTGGCAAGATTGCCGATCAAAACTTGCTTCCAGGTTTTGTTCCACCAGTATTCGACATGCTGACAGAAGAAGGCTTCTTCCGTGGTGAAACAGATGCGATCAATACTGCGAACGCGAAATACAAAGCCTTTGCTGCCAAGCCAGAGTTGGCACAACTGAAAGCAGAAATCAAAGCCGACCGTGAAGCGTATCAGCAAGAAGAAAATGCCCAGCGCCAAGTGATGATCGCCGGTCGCGCAGAACGAAAACAGCAACGTAAGAAAGGCGAGCAAACCTTAAATCCAGAAGATCTAAAAACACTACTGGATGATTTAGGTAAACAAAGCATCGCTGAGAAGAATGTCCTCAAGTACCTCAAACAAGCTTGGGACGAAAAGCTGGCAATCAAAGAAGCACGCTTGACCGAGCTAGAACAAAAACTGGCAGAACTTAAAGAGCAGCGCAAAGACTTGTCTAACGCGCTACAGCACAAATTGCATAAGCAATACCGCTTCTTGGATAACCACAGTGCCGAGCGCGATTTGGTGGACATTTTTGC encodes:
- a CDS encoding DUF805 domain-containing protein is translated as MFDWYYKVILNYTNFSGRARRQEYWYFTLVNVLVNLVMGIIDRVIGSVMQMDNFGFFGVIYALFIMIPSIAVTVRRLHDSGRVGWWALIAFVPIIGILVLLYFLIQDSEEGSNQYGANPKYQS
- a CDS encoding GGDEF domain-containing protein yields the protein MKVQPNVPKQGPFSSRSKTLLLIFASTLLVANIVLLQETRALTKTYSDQQNQATWFLFHLSKELSELVGEARRLNESISNFDSAELQYELAWSRFDLLIHNKEADSFLSREEVRVYFISLFDRFKQLEPILVEAKTGNSVAASQFYRATQNLYMEMIDYVTQHFRVASPLYKQQQKQAYDLLQAQYVLLGIFVITVALLTYFYKQESKFHKALALSDSLTGLANRSALFIDLQNKQESGTTFSLLLLDLNGFKNINDTQGHQAGDIALTEVAERLKHMALDNFKVYRIGGDEFAVVINSTVKQDIEEAKRHIHVVFEKPIFVSDQASSLSTSLGAACYPQDTDNIDFLINLADKRMYKMKFQR
- a CDS encoding Cof-type HAD-IIB family hydrolase, which produces MSQASIKFIATDMDGTLLDQYGRLDPEFFDLFLQLEEKGILFSAASGRQYYSLRDTFAPIQDRMIYVAENGTLVMYQDKELYSCTIPKSEIDAIIQVAREIEGTHLVLCGKRSAYIETQDPKALEEFQKYYHRCEYVPDLLAVDDEFIKVAICHFGGSEELVYPTMKARFDDTHQVVVSAKIWLDVMNAEASKGAAIKHLQETMGFGPEGTMTFGDYLNDLEMLQVSEHSYAMENAHEAVKKIARFSAPSNRDSGVMKVIKEKVL